From the genome of Salvia splendens isolate huo1 chromosome 7, SspV2, whole genome shotgun sequence:
ggtgcTTGCACCCGGTCACGCCTCGGTGCGCCGGCCGCCccggaaattttttttaaaattattttcaaaaattatattataaatactaATCCTCCACCATCCCTTTTacacctcgttttctaattatttagattccgataattttaattataattaatttaaaataaaagaaaaaataaataaaatgaaaagtagCTAAAAATTTTAGAGCTATTGAAAATGTCCACCTTATAGCTGGAGatacttctttttgtggatgcGGAAAAAATAAACTGGAACGGTGAAAAAAAAAGGGGCGGAGCTATTGGAAGTGACCGCTGATCGTGGATGCCTTAATAATCCAAAGCACACATCCCAGATCGAATCAGCACTATTATAAATATACATGTTTTTATCAATTTGTCGCATTTTATTTCACAAAAGCGGCAAACGACATCTATCCAAATCACCAATCTTCGCCGCGAGGCTGCCGGAGAAATCTGCCATGCGGAGAGTCCGGATCCCCTCTCATCGCATTCATCCGAAACATCTCCGCCGCCCTCCTTAGCGCCTCCTCCGCCGTGTCCAGCTGCTCCCCCCAGTTCCCATCGTAGCCGACGCTCTCGCTCTGCGCCGTCCCATCCGTCGCCTGAGTCACCGGCTTCCTCGTATCGCAAACCTCGATCTCCGACAGCGGAGACGCCTTGTGGTGCTCGTAATACTCCTTGTTGTCCCTCTCCTGCTCTTCCCGCTGCGTTTTCCGGTCCACTCCATCCTCCTCCTCCGGCCACGGGCTGCCGTCGATCCCCGCGCACGAGCTCCGCCGCTTCTGCTGCCCGAACGGGTAGGGCATCGGCCCCACGCCGCTGGACTCCAGCTTGGGTGCTGTCTCTATCGGGGACTTCGGAGGAGTGTATGTTTCGTTGTCTTTGCTCGTCGGCTCGTTCTTTGGCGGCCGCCGCCGCTTCTCGTCTTGCATCGCATCCGTAGGATACACATCCTTAGAAACAAGATTAATCAATTTGATTCAAACCATCCCACATTGAAAATTATTAAAAAGTATGGAGAACAAACAATATACTAATAAGTACAACTCATAAGAGCGAAATCATAAAAACTTTGTCAAAACTGATAATATCATACTAATATTGAATTCAGATGTGCATAAATCACTAAAATTTACAGTTATTCAAAAGTAATACAGTACTTCTTCCTGGACGG
Proteins encoded in this window:
- the LOC121741185 gene encoding uncharacterized protein LOC121741185 codes for the protein MDIVATFFEEALPLVRSHNLLRGNMQSRFALAAAKFNRTLFPQQSLRGCATTSGRTADPAIHAVQEEDVYPTDAMQDEKRRRPPKNEPTSKDNETYTPPKSPIETAPKLESSGVGPMPYPFGQQKRRSSCAGIDGSPWPEEEDGVDRKTQREEQERDNKEYYEHHKASPLSEIEVCDTRKPVTQATDGTAQSESVGYDGNWGEQLDTAEEALRRAAEMFRMNAMRGDPDSPHGRFLRQPRGEDW